Proteins encoded in a region of the Leopardus geoffroyi isolate Oge1 chromosome E2, O.geoffroyi_Oge1_pat1.0, whole genome shotgun sequence genome:
- the LOC123578636 gene encoding zinc finger protein 420-like: protein MANSQGLVTFRDVAIEFSQEELGCLNHSQWELYRDVMLENYGHLLFLGLVVSKPDLVIFLEHKKDVWAVKRKETVATHPGHQRIHTGEKTYQEKEGGKSFIWPSSLSGHQRIHTVETPYKPQRYGKTFRHHSQLSEHHTVHAEEKPYQCNECGKAFNWHTALRRHHRIHTGEKTYQCKKCGKAFGNFSNLTQHRRIHTGVKHYQCKECGKAFGSFSNLKQHRRIHTGVKPYKYKECAKSLIWHLGLRTHDRVNSGEKPYQCKECGKAFSWLSALTVHHRSHTGKKHYQCKECGKAFYWHSAIKLHQRIHSGEKPYQCKECGKAFNQKSNFKQHKVIHTGQKPYQCNECGKAFTWSSVLKIHHRIHSGVKPYQCNECGKAFYCPSHLDVHHRVHTGEKPYQCNECGKTFNQKSYLKQHKVIHTGQKPYQCKECGKTFNWQSALKSHHRIHSGEKPYQCKECGIAFSWLSALTEHHRIHTGVNPYQCKECGKVYTRYSNLSRHHRIHTGVKPYQCKDCGKAFNWQSALKAHHRIHSGEKPHQCKECGKAFIRPSALTVHHRIHTGVKPYQCKECGKAFNWQSALKAHHKIHSGEKPYQCKECGKAFIRPSALTEHHRIHTGVKPYQCKECGKAYPRQSSLTKHHKIHTED from the exons GGATTGGTGACATTCAGGGATGTGGCCATAGAATTTTCTCAGGAAGAGTTGGGGTGCCTGAACCACAGTCAGTGGGAACTGTACAGGGATGTGATGTTAGAGAACTACGGACACCTCCTTTTCTTGG GTCTTGTTGTGTCAAAGCCAGACCTGGTCATCTTTTTGGAACACAAGAAGGATGTCTGGGCCgtgaagagaaaggagacagtagCTACACACCCAG GacatcaaagaattcatactggagagaaaacTTACCAAGAAAAAGAAGGTGGCAAGTCCTTTATCTGGCCCTCCTCCCTTTCAGGacatcaaagaattcatactGTGGAGACACCGTACAAACCTCAACGATATGGTAAGACCTTTCGGCATCATTCACAACTTTCTGAACATCACACGGTTCATGCTGAGGAGAAACCTTACCAATGCAAcgaatgtggcaaggcctttaacTGGCACACAGCCCTTAGGAGACATCACAGAATCCATACAGGAGAGAAAACTTACCAATGTAAaaaatgtggcaaggcctttggGAACTTCTCAAACTTGACACAACATcgcagaattcatactggagtgAAACATTaccaatgtaaagaatgtggcaaggctTTTGGGTCCTTCTCAAACTTGAAACAACATcgcagaattcatactggagtgAAACCTTACAAATATAAAGAATGTGCTAAATCTCTTATCTGGCACTTAGGCCTCAGGACACATGACAGAGTTAATagtggagagaaaccttaccaatgtaaagaatgtggcaaggcctttagcTGGCTCTCAGCCCTTACAGTACATCACAGAAGTCATACTGGAAAGAAACATTaccaatgtaaagaatgtggtaAAGCCTTTTACTGGCACTCAGCCATTAAGttacatcagagaattcacagtggagagaaaccttaccaatgtaaagaatgtggcaaggcctttaacCAGAAATCAAATTTTAAACAACATAAAGTAATTCATACTGGacagaaaccttaccaatgtaacgaatgtggcaaggcctttaccTGGTCATCAGTCCTTAAGATACATCACAGAATTCATAGTGGAGTAAAACCTTACCaatgtaatgaatgtggcaaggccttttaCTGCCCATCACATCTTGATGTACATCACAGAgtccatactggagagaaaccttaccaatgtaatgaatgtggcaaGACCTTTAACCAGAAATCATACCTTAAACAACATAAAGTAATTCATACTGGacagaaaccttaccaatgtaaagaatgtggcaaaaCCTTTAACTGGCAATCAGCCCTTAAGTCACATCACAGAATTCATagtggagagaaaccttaccaatgtaaagaatgtggcatCGCCTTTAGCTGGCTCTCAGCCCTTACAgaacatcacagaattcatactgggGTGAACCCTTACCAATGCAAAGAATGTGGCAAGGTCTATACGCGATATTCAAACCTTAGCAGACATCATAGAATTCATACTGGAGTGAAACCTTACCAATGTAAAGACTGTGGCAAAGCCTTTAACTGGCAATCGGCCCTGAAGGCACATCACAGAATTCACAGTGGAGAGAAACCTCACCAATGCAAAGAATGTGGCAAGGCTTTCATCCGGCCCTCAGCCCTTACAGtacatcacagaattcatactggagtgaaaccttaccaatgtaaagaatgtggcaaagCCTTTAACTGGCAATCGGCCCTGAAGGCACATCACAAAATTCACagtggagagaaaccttaccaatgcaaagaatgtggcaaggccttcaTCCGGCCCTCAGCCCTTACAgaacatcacagaattcatactggagtgAAACCTTACCAATGCAAAGAATGTGGCAAGGCGTATCCGCGACAGTCAAGCCTTACCAAACATCACAAAATTCATACTGAAGACTGA
- the LOC123578468 gene encoding LOW QUALITY PROTEIN: putative protein ZNF720 (The sequence of the model RefSeq protein was modified relative to this genomic sequence to represent the inferred CDS: substituted 2 bases at 2 genomic stop codons): MASSQGLLTFRDVAVEFSQEEXGCLNQSQXELYRDVMLETYGHLLFLGLVSKPDLVIFLEQKRELWDVKREETVATHPGRWE, from the exons ATGGCCAGTTCACAG GGACTGCTGACCTTCAGGGATGTGGCTGTAGAATTCTCTCAGGAGGAGTAGGGATGCCTGAACCAGAGTCAGTGAGAACTGTACAGGGATGTGATGTTAGAGACCTATGGACACCTCCTCTTCTTGG GTCTTGTGTCAAAGCCAGATCTGGTCATCTTTTTGGAACAAAAGAGGGAGCTCTGGGATGtcaagagagaggagacagtagCTACACACCCAGGTAGGTGGGAATGA